In one window of Pseudochaenichthys georgianus chromosome 5, fPseGeo1.2, whole genome shotgun sequence DNA:
- the cast gene encoding calpastatin isoform X3 — translation MGQILSWIRGPRDGQALQDVAVEEQSQPSRATPKPAAQVSTGKPAQFEKAASGSAMPGVTTATGGATRSGMMAGGSASVGTAGKAKAETNTISATVIDMSSAGSTFVDMTSAGARAAPKEMPKTAAVSQVKATVPSPAAGLSAVTKPKESPKGSAKSATATTTVKAEVPKVDTARPSKPTATAGNVSAQGKKEVTEIKVQVEIPPAAAKGAKEVDPFDALANILPSVGPARVLPVYTGPEVVEHNIISETGLKCGERDSTLPPGYRFDDMPPVPADYKPKDVPTPLSTDEALDSLSFGFASPAAPAAPKKQEVMTEMSATVPTVSVCPPPADKKAKMENLSDDFSLESCLPAATATKAAPPVSSCKAPPADKTTKKVDTKPKADGGDSMSLDALSALVDTLPEDLPKPDLPDLRPEDVISEDKHKKEKGVFVGEREDSIAPEYRFKKEDLKKVPALKPEPVFGTADALDFLSGDFMDSSSAPPAQKAPVVAVCPPANKFMQEKIPDDFSLEAATATKVESSFAVCRGPPAGKKAEVEITAAGTDKLKSGQSDSFSLDVLSALSDTLPADMPKPELPKVRPEDIVSEGKHKKEMGVFVGEREDSIAPGYRFNKEEHKNLPVPKPEPTMGTADALDFLSGSFTDSPSAPPAQPIDYKLPVCLGPPPAVMAPVHTPVPTKVEDFSALDILSEDFVSTTKASGVQAPAPPATKKKTPEDDSFSLDALGALSDTLPKDLPKPELPKLRPEDIISEDKHKKEKGVFVGERDDSIPPEYRFNEEESKKRPAPKPEPSINTGDALDFLSGDFAFSSSAPVVQAPVITPSAPPAQPSADFALDALAEEFVSSRAASTVKSSACAPTESAADPAAGADNALEALDALDALSDTLKDITPVPMPAPVPTKDLVNEEKLKEERLIKMGERDDTLPPEYRPTGDIGKVPAQPKPKGKSMDDKTALDLLSSDFSAAASLPVAPVASGAATTKLEPPVLDSEPLKPMAGAVLDTLSSTLLPDAPEFIPKSDKPKGKSKSKSKSKKHHAEEPHSDQLPAPPSSDVVPKSTRKGGRS, via the exons tCGCAGCCTAGCCGGGCCACACCCAAACCGGCCGCCCAGGTCTCCACTGGGAAGCCTGCACAGTTCGAG AAGGCAGCCTCAGGATCCGCCATGCCTGGGGTTACCACAGCAACGGGTGGAGCCACTCGTAGTGGCATGATGGCGGGAGGAAGTGCTTCAGTTGGGACAGCAGGAAAAGCCAAAGCAGAG ACTAACACTATTTCAGCTACTGTTATTGACATGTCGTCCGCTGGGTCTACCTTTGTTGACATGACATCAGCTGGGGCGAGGGCTGCTCCTAAAGAGATGCCTAAG ACTGCTGCCGTCTCCCAAGTCAAAGCTACGGTTCCCTCTCCTGCCGCTGGCCTCTCTGCAGTGACCAAACCTAAAGAGTCTCCCAAAGGCTCAGCCAAG AGTGCCACTGCTACCACAACAGTCAAGGCCGAGGTGCCTAAAGTTGATACGGCGAGACCATCAAAGCCAACTGCAACGGCTGGAAATGTGTCGGCGCAGGGGAAGAAAGAAGTGACGGAAATCAAG gtgcaggtggagaTTCCTCCGGCAGCAGCTAAAGGAGCCAAAGAG GTTGATCCATTCGATGCCCTGGCCAACATACTGCCATCAGTTGGTCCTGCACGCGTCCTGCCTGTATACACGGGGCCAGAGGTCGTGGAG CATAACATCATCTCCGAGACGGGTCTGAAATGCGGAGAAAGAGACAGCACGCTGCCTCCAGGCTACAGGTTTGATGATATG CCTCCAGTTCCTGCAGATTACAAGCCAAAGGATGTTCCT ACACCACTGAGCACGGACGAGGCCCTGGACTCTCTTTCATTTGGGTTTGCGTCTCCAGCCGCTCCAGCTGCACCCAAGAAGCAAGAG GTAATGACTGAAATGTCTGCAACAGTTCCTACTGTGTCTGTATGTCCTCCTCCAGCTGATAAAAAAGCCAAGATGGAGAATCTCTCGGATGATTTCTCCCTGGAGTCTTGCCTTCCTGCCGCTACTGCCACG AAAGCAGCTCCTCCTGTGTCTTCATGCAAAGCTCCTCCTGCTGATAAAACAACCAAGAAAGTGGACACCAAGCCCAAGGCGGATGGG GGTGACTCTATGTCTCTAGATGCTCTCAGCGCTCTCGTTGACACGCTTCCAGAAGATTTACCAAAACCTGATCTCCCTGACCTCAGACCTGAGGACGTCATCTCG GAGGACAAACACAAGAAGGAGAAGGGTGTGTTTGTAGGAGAGAGGGAAGACTCAATTGCTCCAGAATACAGGTTTAAGAAGGAGGACCTCAAAAAAGTGCCTGCTCTAAAACCTGAG CCCGTCTTCGGTACTGCTGATGCTCTGGACTTTTTGTCTGGAGACTTCATGGACTCCTCATCAGCTCCTCCTGCACAG AAAGCCCCTGTTGTGGCTGTGTGTCCTCCTGCCAACAAATTCATGCAGGAGAAAATCCCTGATGATTTCTCTCTGGAGGCTGCAACTGCCACG AAAGTGGAGTCCAGTTTTGCCGTGTGTCGCGGTCCTCCTGCTGGTAAGAAAGCCGAAGTAGAGATAACCGCTGCCGGAACGGACAAGCTCAAGAGTGGTCAG AGTGACTCCTTCTCCCTGGATGTTCTCAGCGCTCTCAGTGACACGCTGCCAGCGGACATGCCAAAACCTGAACTTCCCAAAGTCAGACCTGAGGACATCGTCTCG GAGGGCAAACACAAGAAGGAGATGGGTGTATTTGTAGGAGAGAGGGAAGACTCAATTGCTCCAGGATACAGGTTTAATAAGGAGGAACACAAAAATCTGCCTGTTCCTAAACCTGAG CCCACCATGGGTACTGCTGATGCTCTGGACTTTTTGTCTGGAAGCTTCACGGATTCACCATCAGCTCCTCCTGCACAG CCAATTGACTACAAACTGCCTGTGTGTCTCGGACCTCCACCTGCTGTCATGGCTCCTGTCCACACTCCTGTTCCG ACCAAAGTAGAGGACTTTTCAGCTCTGGATATTCTTTCTGAAGACTTTGTGTCTACAACCAAAGCTTCTGGAGTTCAGGCACCTGCCCCTCCTGCAACCaagaaaaagacaccagag GATGACTCCTTCTCTCTGGATGCTCTCGGTGCTCTCAGTGACACGCTGCCAAAAGACCTCCCTAAACCTGAACTCCCCAAACTCAGACCTGAGGACATCATCTCG GAGGACAAACACAAGAAGGAGAAGGGTGTGTTTGTAGGAGAGAGGGATGACTCCATTCCTCCAGAATACAGGTTCAATGAGGAGGAAAGCAAAAAAAGGCCTGCTCCTAAACCTGAG CCCTCCATCAACACTGGTGATGCTCTGGACTTTTTATCTGGAGACTTTGCGTTCTCCTCATCAGCTCCTGTGGTCCAGGCTCCTGTCATCACCCCCTCAGCCCCCCCTGCACAG CCCTCTGCAGACTTTGCTCTGGACGCCTTGGCGGAAGAATTTGTTTCCTCCAGGGCTGCTTCGACGGTGAAGTCCTCTGCATGTGCTCCCACAGAATCTGCCGCAGAT CCGGCCGCAGGAGCAGACAATGCCCTGGAGGCCCTGGATGCTCTGGATGCTCTGTCAGACACCTTGAAGGACATCACACCCGTCCCTATGCCCGCCCCAGTTCCTACCAAAGACCTCGTCAAT gaGGAGAAGCTGAAAGAAGAAAGGCTGATTAAGATGGGGGAGAGAGACGACACGTTGCCACCGGAGTATCGACCCACTGGG GATATTGGAAAAGTACCTGCACAACCAAAACCTAAGGGG AAGTCTATGGATGATAAGACAGCGTTGGACCTGCTGTCCAGTGACTTCTCTGCTGCTGCCTCTCTACCTGTAGCACCCGTCGCTTCAGGCGCTGCCACAACAAAGCTGGAACCTCCTGTGCTGGACTCAGAGCCCCTGAAG CCAATGGCTGGCGCTGTCCTGGACACCCTGTCCAGCACCCTGCTCCCAGACGCCCCAGAGTTCATACCTAAGTCAGACAAACCCAag GGCAAGAGcaagtcaaagtcaaagtcCAAA AAGCACCATGCAGAGGAGCCTCACTCTGACCAGCTCCCAGCACCGCCAAGCTCTGACGTCGTGCCCAAATCTACAAGGAAGGGAGGCAGGAGCTAG
- the cast gene encoding calpastatin isoform X14, which yields MAYAAYWMSLKEEAPASPQIHHSSRSSNSYSTAGSYYGKSQPSRATPKPAAQVSTGKPAQFEVQVEIPPAAAKGAKEVDPFDALANILPSVGPARVLPVYTGPEVVEHNIISETGLKCGERDSTLPPGYRFDDMPPVPADYKPKDVPTPLSTDEALDSLSFGFASPAAPAAPKKQEVMTEMSATVPTVSVCPPPADKKAKMENLSDDFSLESCLPAATATKAAPPVSSCKAPPADKTTKKVDTKPKADGGDSMSLDALSALVDTLPEDLPKPDLPDLRPEDVISEDKHKKEKGVFVGEREDSIAPEYRFKKEDLKKVPALKPEPVFGTADALDFLSGDFMDSSSAPPAQKAPVVAVCPPANKFMQEKIPDDFSLEAATATKVESSFAVCRGPPAGKKAEVEITAAGTDKLKSGQSDSFSLDVLSALSDTLPADMPKPELPKVRPEDIVSEGKHKKEMGVFVGEREDSIAPGYRFNKEEHKNLPVPKPEPTMGTADALDFLSGSFTDSPSAPPAQPIDYKLPVCLGPPPAVMAPVHTPVPTKVEDFSALDILSEDFVSTTKASGVQAPAPPATKKKTPEDDSFSLDALGALSDTLPKDLPKPELPKLRPEDIISEDKHKKEKGVFVGERDDSIPPEYRFNEEESKKRPAPKPEPSINTGDALDFLSGDFAFSSSAPVVQAPVITPSAPPAQPSADFALDALAEEFVSSRAASTVKSSACAPTESAADPAAGADNALEALDALDALSDTLKDITPVPMPAPVPTKDLVNEEKLKEERLIKMGERDDTLPPEYRPTGDIGKVPAQPKPKGKSMDDKTALDLLSSDFSAAASLPVAPVASGAATTKLEPPVLDSEPLKPMAGAVLDTLSSTLLPDAPEFIPKSDKPKGKSKSKSKSKKHHAEEPHSDQLPAPPSSDVVPKSTRKGGRS from the exons tCGCAGCCTAGCCGGGCCACACCCAAACCGGCCGCCCAGGTCTCCACTGGGAAGCCTGCACAGTTCGAG gtgcaggtggagaTTCCTCCGGCAGCAGCTAAAGGAGCCAAAGAG GTTGATCCATTCGATGCCCTGGCCAACATACTGCCATCAGTTGGTCCTGCACGCGTCCTGCCTGTATACACGGGGCCAGAGGTCGTGGAG CATAACATCATCTCCGAGACGGGTCTGAAATGCGGAGAAAGAGACAGCACGCTGCCTCCAGGCTACAGGTTTGATGATATG CCTCCAGTTCCTGCAGATTACAAGCCAAAGGATGTTCCT ACACCACTGAGCACGGACGAGGCCCTGGACTCTCTTTCATTTGGGTTTGCGTCTCCAGCCGCTCCAGCTGCACCCAAGAAGCAAGAG GTAATGACTGAAATGTCTGCAACAGTTCCTACTGTGTCTGTATGTCCTCCTCCAGCTGATAAAAAAGCCAAGATGGAGAATCTCTCGGATGATTTCTCCCTGGAGTCTTGCCTTCCTGCCGCTACTGCCACG AAAGCAGCTCCTCCTGTGTCTTCATGCAAAGCTCCTCCTGCTGATAAAACAACCAAGAAAGTGGACACCAAGCCCAAGGCGGATGGG GGTGACTCTATGTCTCTAGATGCTCTCAGCGCTCTCGTTGACACGCTTCCAGAAGATTTACCAAAACCTGATCTCCCTGACCTCAGACCTGAGGACGTCATCTCG GAGGACAAACACAAGAAGGAGAAGGGTGTGTTTGTAGGAGAGAGGGAAGACTCAATTGCTCCAGAATACAGGTTTAAGAAGGAGGACCTCAAAAAAGTGCCTGCTCTAAAACCTGAG CCCGTCTTCGGTACTGCTGATGCTCTGGACTTTTTGTCTGGAGACTTCATGGACTCCTCATCAGCTCCTCCTGCACAG AAAGCCCCTGTTGTGGCTGTGTGTCCTCCTGCCAACAAATTCATGCAGGAGAAAATCCCTGATGATTTCTCTCTGGAGGCTGCAACTGCCACG AAAGTGGAGTCCAGTTTTGCCGTGTGTCGCGGTCCTCCTGCTGGTAAGAAAGCCGAAGTAGAGATAACCGCTGCCGGAACGGACAAGCTCAAGAGTGGTCAG AGTGACTCCTTCTCCCTGGATGTTCTCAGCGCTCTCAGTGACACGCTGCCAGCGGACATGCCAAAACCTGAACTTCCCAAAGTCAGACCTGAGGACATCGTCTCG GAGGGCAAACACAAGAAGGAGATGGGTGTATTTGTAGGAGAGAGGGAAGACTCAATTGCTCCAGGATACAGGTTTAATAAGGAGGAACACAAAAATCTGCCTGTTCCTAAACCTGAG CCCACCATGGGTACTGCTGATGCTCTGGACTTTTTGTCTGGAAGCTTCACGGATTCACCATCAGCTCCTCCTGCACAG CCAATTGACTACAAACTGCCTGTGTGTCTCGGACCTCCACCTGCTGTCATGGCTCCTGTCCACACTCCTGTTCCG ACCAAAGTAGAGGACTTTTCAGCTCTGGATATTCTTTCTGAAGACTTTGTGTCTACAACCAAAGCTTCTGGAGTTCAGGCACCTGCCCCTCCTGCAACCaagaaaaagacaccagag GATGACTCCTTCTCTCTGGATGCTCTCGGTGCTCTCAGTGACACGCTGCCAAAAGACCTCCCTAAACCTGAACTCCCCAAACTCAGACCTGAGGACATCATCTCG GAGGACAAACACAAGAAGGAGAAGGGTGTGTTTGTAGGAGAGAGGGATGACTCCATTCCTCCAGAATACAGGTTCAATGAGGAGGAAAGCAAAAAAAGGCCTGCTCCTAAACCTGAG CCCTCCATCAACACTGGTGATGCTCTGGACTTTTTATCTGGAGACTTTGCGTTCTCCTCATCAGCTCCTGTGGTCCAGGCTCCTGTCATCACCCCCTCAGCCCCCCCTGCACAG CCCTCTGCAGACTTTGCTCTGGACGCCTTGGCGGAAGAATTTGTTTCCTCCAGGGCTGCTTCGACGGTGAAGTCCTCTGCATGTGCTCCCACAGAATCTGCCGCAGAT CCGGCCGCAGGAGCAGACAATGCCCTGGAGGCCCTGGATGCTCTGGATGCTCTGTCAGACACCTTGAAGGACATCACACCCGTCCCTATGCCCGCCCCAGTTCCTACCAAAGACCTCGTCAAT gaGGAGAAGCTGAAAGAAGAAAGGCTGATTAAGATGGGGGAGAGAGACGACACGTTGCCACCGGAGTATCGACCCACTGGG GATATTGGAAAAGTACCTGCACAACCAAAACCTAAGGGG AAGTCTATGGATGATAAGACAGCGTTGGACCTGCTGTCCAGTGACTTCTCTGCTGCTGCCTCTCTACCTGTAGCACCCGTCGCTTCAGGCGCTGCCACAACAAAGCTGGAACCTCCTGTGCTGGACTCAGAGCCCCTGAAG CCAATGGCTGGCGCTGTCCTGGACACCCTGTCCAGCACCCTGCTCCCAGACGCCCCAGAGTTCATACCTAAGTCAGACAAACCCAag GGCAAGAGcaagtcaaagtcaaagtcCAAA AAGCACCATGCAGAGGAGCCTCACTCTGACCAGCTCCCAGCACCGCCAAGCTCTGACGTCGTGCCCAAATCTACAAGGAAGGGAGGCAGGAGCTAG
- the cast gene encoding calpastatin isoform X1, translating to MGQILSWIRGPRDGQALQDVAVEEQKHGRYRPLPLPRQNVYQSQPSRATPKPAAQVSTGKPAQFEKAASGSAMPGVTTATGGATRSGMMAGGSASVGTAGKAKAETNTISATVIDMSSAGSTFVDMTSAGARAAPKEMPKTAAVSQVKATVPSPAAGLSAVTKPKESPKGSAKSATATTTVKAEVPKVDTARPSKPTATAGNVSAQGKKEVTEIKVQVEIPPAAAKGAKEVDPFDALANILPSVGPARVLPVYTGPEVVEHNIISETGLKCGERDSTLPPGYRFDDMPPVPADYKPKDVPTPLSTDEALDSLSFGFASPAAPAAPKKQEVMTEMSATVPTVSVCPPPADKKAKMENLSDDFSLESCLPAATATKAAPPVSSCKAPPADKTTKKVDTKPKADGGDSMSLDALSALVDTLPEDLPKPDLPDLRPEDVISEDKHKKEKGVFVGEREDSIAPEYRFKKEDLKKVPALKPEPVFGTADALDFLSGDFMDSSSAPPAQKAPVVAVCPPANKFMQEKIPDDFSLEAATATKVESSFAVCRGPPAGKKAEVEITAAGTDKLKSGQSDSFSLDVLSALSDTLPADMPKPELPKVRPEDIVSEGKHKKEMGVFVGEREDSIAPGYRFNKEEHKNLPVPKPEPTMGTADALDFLSGSFTDSPSAPPAQPIDYKLPVCLGPPPAVMAPVHTPVPTKVEDFSALDILSEDFVSTTKASGVQAPAPPATKKKTPEDDSFSLDALGALSDTLPKDLPKPELPKLRPEDIISEDKHKKEKGVFVGERDDSIPPEYRFNEEESKKRPAPKPEPSINTGDALDFLSGDFAFSSSAPVVQAPVITPSAPPAQPSADFALDALAEEFVSSRAASTVKSSACAPTESAADPAAGADNALEALDALDALSDTLKDITPVPMPAPVPTKDLVNEEKLKEERLIKMGERDDTLPPEYRPTGDIGKVPAQPKPKGKSMDDKTALDLLSSDFSAAASLPVAPVASGAATTKLEPPVLDSEPLKPMAGAVLDTLSSTLLPDAPEFIPKSDKPKGKSKSKSKSKKHHAEEPHSDQLPAPPSSDVVPKSTRKGGRS from the exons AAACATGGCAGGTATCGACCCCTTCCCTTACCCCGACAAAATGTCTACCAG tCGCAGCCTAGCCGGGCCACACCCAAACCGGCCGCCCAGGTCTCCACTGGGAAGCCTGCACAGTTCGAG AAGGCAGCCTCAGGATCCGCCATGCCTGGGGTTACCACAGCAACGGGTGGAGCCACTCGTAGTGGCATGATGGCGGGAGGAAGTGCTTCAGTTGGGACAGCAGGAAAAGCCAAAGCAGAG ACTAACACTATTTCAGCTACTGTTATTGACATGTCGTCCGCTGGGTCTACCTTTGTTGACATGACATCAGCTGGGGCGAGGGCTGCTCCTAAAGAGATGCCTAAG ACTGCTGCCGTCTCCCAAGTCAAAGCTACGGTTCCCTCTCCTGCCGCTGGCCTCTCTGCAGTGACCAAACCTAAAGAGTCTCCCAAAGGCTCAGCCAAG AGTGCCACTGCTACCACAACAGTCAAGGCCGAGGTGCCTAAAGTTGATACGGCGAGACCATCAAAGCCAACTGCAACGGCTGGAAATGTGTCGGCGCAGGGGAAGAAAGAAGTGACGGAAATCAAG gtgcaggtggagaTTCCTCCGGCAGCAGCTAAAGGAGCCAAAGAG GTTGATCCATTCGATGCCCTGGCCAACATACTGCCATCAGTTGGTCCTGCACGCGTCCTGCCTGTATACACGGGGCCAGAGGTCGTGGAG CATAACATCATCTCCGAGACGGGTCTGAAATGCGGAGAAAGAGACAGCACGCTGCCTCCAGGCTACAGGTTTGATGATATG CCTCCAGTTCCTGCAGATTACAAGCCAAAGGATGTTCCT ACACCACTGAGCACGGACGAGGCCCTGGACTCTCTTTCATTTGGGTTTGCGTCTCCAGCCGCTCCAGCTGCACCCAAGAAGCAAGAG GTAATGACTGAAATGTCTGCAACAGTTCCTACTGTGTCTGTATGTCCTCCTCCAGCTGATAAAAAAGCCAAGATGGAGAATCTCTCGGATGATTTCTCCCTGGAGTCTTGCCTTCCTGCCGCTACTGCCACG AAAGCAGCTCCTCCTGTGTCTTCATGCAAAGCTCCTCCTGCTGATAAAACAACCAAGAAAGTGGACACCAAGCCCAAGGCGGATGGG GGTGACTCTATGTCTCTAGATGCTCTCAGCGCTCTCGTTGACACGCTTCCAGAAGATTTACCAAAACCTGATCTCCCTGACCTCAGACCTGAGGACGTCATCTCG GAGGACAAACACAAGAAGGAGAAGGGTGTGTTTGTAGGAGAGAGGGAAGACTCAATTGCTCCAGAATACAGGTTTAAGAAGGAGGACCTCAAAAAAGTGCCTGCTCTAAAACCTGAG CCCGTCTTCGGTACTGCTGATGCTCTGGACTTTTTGTCTGGAGACTTCATGGACTCCTCATCAGCTCCTCCTGCACAG AAAGCCCCTGTTGTGGCTGTGTGTCCTCCTGCCAACAAATTCATGCAGGAGAAAATCCCTGATGATTTCTCTCTGGAGGCTGCAACTGCCACG AAAGTGGAGTCCAGTTTTGCCGTGTGTCGCGGTCCTCCTGCTGGTAAGAAAGCCGAAGTAGAGATAACCGCTGCCGGAACGGACAAGCTCAAGAGTGGTCAG AGTGACTCCTTCTCCCTGGATGTTCTCAGCGCTCTCAGTGACACGCTGCCAGCGGACATGCCAAAACCTGAACTTCCCAAAGTCAGACCTGAGGACATCGTCTCG GAGGGCAAACACAAGAAGGAGATGGGTGTATTTGTAGGAGAGAGGGAAGACTCAATTGCTCCAGGATACAGGTTTAATAAGGAGGAACACAAAAATCTGCCTGTTCCTAAACCTGAG CCCACCATGGGTACTGCTGATGCTCTGGACTTTTTGTCTGGAAGCTTCACGGATTCACCATCAGCTCCTCCTGCACAG CCAATTGACTACAAACTGCCTGTGTGTCTCGGACCTCCACCTGCTGTCATGGCTCCTGTCCACACTCCTGTTCCG ACCAAAGTAGAGGACTTTTCAGCTCTGGATATTCTTTCTGAAGACTTTGTGTCTACAACCAAAGCTTCTGGAGTTCAGGCACCTGCCCCTCCTGCAACCaagaaaaagacaccagag GATGACTCCTTCTCTCTGGATGCTCTCGGTGCTCTCAGTGACACGCTGCCAAAAGACCTCCCTAAACCTGAACTCCCCAAACTCAGACCTGAGGACATCATCTCG GAGGACAAACACAAGAAGGAGAAGGGTGTGTTTGTAGGAGAGAGGGATGACTCCATTCCTCCAGAATACAGGTTCAATGAGGAGGAAAGCAAAAAAAGGCCTGCTCCTAAACCTGAG CCCTCCATCAACACTGGTGATGCTCTGGACTTTTTATCTGGAGACTTTGCGTTCTCCTCATCAGCTCCTGTGGTCCAGGCTCCTGTCATCACCCCCTCAGCCCCCCCTGCACAG CCCTCTGCAGACTTTGCTCTGGACGCCTTGGCGGAAGAATTTGTTTCCTCCAGGGCTGCTTCGACGGTGAAGTCCTCTGCATGTGCTCCCACAGAATCTGCCGCAGAT CCGGCCGCAGGAGCAGACAATGCCCTGGAGGCCCTGGATGCTCTGGATGCTCTGTCAGACACCTTGAAGGACATCACACCCGTCCCTATGCCCGCCCCAGTTCCTACCAAAGACCTCGTCAAT gaGGAGAAGCTGAAAGAAGAAAGGCTGATTAAGATGGGGGAGAGAGACGACACGTTGCCACCGGAGTATCGACCCACTGGG GATATTGGAAAAGTACCTGCACAACCAAAACCTAAGGGG AAGTCTATGGATGATAAGACAGCGTTGGACCTGCTGTCCAGTGACTTCTCTGCTGCTGCCTCTCTACCTGTAGCACCCGTCGCTTCAGGCGCTGCCACAACAAAGCTGGAACCTCCTGTGCTGGACTCAGAGCCCCTGAAG CCAATGGCTGGCGCTGTCCTGGACACCCTGTCCAGCACCCTGCTCCCAGACGCCCCAGAGTTCATACCTAAGTCAGACAAACCCAag GGCAAGAGcaagtcaaagtcaaagtcCAAA AAGCACCATGCAGAGGAGCCTCACTCTGACCAGCTCCCAGCACCGCCAAGCTCTGACGTCGTGCCCAAATCTACAAGGAAGGGAGGCAGGAGCTAG